In the genome of Cutibacterium equinum, one region contains:
- a CDS encoding response regulator produces the protein MPDPIRVILVDDQSLVRSGFRMLIESEDDMEVVAEASNGVEALDVLRRTPVDVALMDIRMPQMDGVEATRRITASPLDTKVLILTTFDLDEYVYAALKAGASGFLLKDARPAELLSAIRNVAAGDAVVAPSATRRLLDHVVPTLPNDPNTADERLSVLTDREREVLVEIAKGATNAEIAQTLYMAEGTVKTHIGRLLSKLECRDRVGLVLFAHQVGLM, from the coding sequence ATGCCCGATCCGATCCGCGTCATCCTCGTTGACGACCAATCCCTGGTCCGTTCGGGGTTCCGTATGCTCATCGAGTCCGAGGATGACATGGAGGTCGTCGCGGAAGCGTCAAACGGTGTGGAAGCCCTTGACGTGCTGCGTCGAACACCTGTCGACGTCGCCCTCATGGACATCCGGATGCCGCAGATGGACGGCGTCGAGGCCACTCGCCGTATCACGGCGTCCCCGCTGGACACCAAGGTGCTCATTCTCACCACCTTCGACCTCGACGAGTATGTCTATGCCGCTCTCAAGGCCGGCGCCTCGGGATTCCTCCTCAAAGACGCCCGACCCGCCGAGCTGTTGAGCGCGATCCGCAATGTCGCCGCTGGTGACGCTGTCGTGGCCCCGTCAGCCACTCGACGCCTGCTCGACCACGTCGTCCCCACCCTGCCCAACGACCCCAACACAGCCGACGAGAGGCTGTCGGTGCTCACGGACCGCGAGCGGGAGGTGCTGGTGGAGATAGCCAAGGGGGCGACGAACGCCGAGATCGCCCAAACCCTCTACATGGCAGAGGGGACCGTGAAAACTCACATCGGTCGACTATTATCGAAATTGGAGTGCCGAGACCGGGTTGGCCTCGTGCTTTTTGCCCATCAAGTCGGCCTCATGTGA
- a CDS encoding DeoR/GlpR family DNA-binding transcription regulator, whose amino-acid sequence MLKAARHDAIVELLRGRSAMRTVDIARDLNVSVATARRDCIALEDKGIIERSWGGVQLVTSVDDHFGDVMNHHSRAKAAIAREAAELVHDGDTVIMDIGTTVHHLSGLLAERSITVLTASLPVFEALKTAPDVTVIVLGGVWSERYQCFDGQFVADALTHHQADLAFLGCSGVSVNGRVRDTSRSQAQIKQAIVAAASRSYLLVDSEKFPGVGAHSPFTIDGVSGIITNGPLPPDVNAHCESTGMEVVIA is encoded by the coding sequence ATGCTCAAGGCCGCTCGTCACGACGCGATCGTCGAACTGCTGCGGGGCCGATCTGCCATGCGAACCGTCGACATCGCTCGGGATCTCAACGTGAGTGTGGCCACGGCCCGGCGTGACTGCATCGCTTTGGAGGACAAGGGCATCATCGAGCGCTCCTGGGGTGGCGTCCAGCTCGTCACGAGTGTGGACGATCACTTCGGTGACGTGATGAATCACCACAGTCGCGCCAAGGCTGCAATCGCCCGGGAGGCCGCCGAACTCGTCCACGACGGCGATACCGTCATCATGGACATCGGCACCACCGTCCATCATCTGTCGGGGCTGCTCGCCGAGCGCTCCATCACCGTCCTCACGGCGTCCCTACCGGTCTTTGAAGCTCTCAAGACTGCCCCGGACGTCACTGTGATCGTGCTGGGAGGAGTGTGGTCGGAGCGCTACCAGTGCTTTGACGGTCAGTTCGTCGCTGATGCGCTGACTCACCATCAAGCCGACCTGGCTTTCCTGGGTTGCTCCGGGGTGAGCGTCAACGGCCGGGTGCGTGACACAAGCCGCTCCCAGGCGCAGATCAAACAGGCAATTGTCGCTGCAGCGAGTCGAAGCTACCTGCTCGTCGACTCCGAGAAATTCCCAGGTGTCGGGGCACATTCCCCCTTCACCATCGACGGCGTCAGTGGGATCATTACAAACGGGCCACTGCCGCCGGACGTCAACGCTCACTGCGAATCAACAGGCATGGAGGTCGTCATCGCATGA
- a CDS encoding ABC transporter permease — MFTEALRELRHHPGRMAATLIAIAVSVGFLVGISMFVRTQGTALGKEQAVATSKADVVVYNADGEADPKDITQGIRDTPGVQTVDIVQSTSMVASHGQDSTMLDVHTTPAEPFRWSSVTSGNWPSGPRQIALSKAAAESLHVGVGDTISASGNDVTVVGITDDAKALQTAPAYTSEDILQFPNTWIVKAKAGTTPEQLVTNLEKSLPTVKGAPKFNTGKDYGSTIETAADHQKKTVTDLAKGFDVTKYLLMVFGAIALLVGAIIITTTFLILLAQRRRQIGLMRAVGASSGQVRKRVLGEAILLGAIGSALGVVLGILLTVAGSAYTGALAFGLEWPWVDIVIEFFIGVVVTVLAAFLPALRATRVAPLEALRPVPTVEQKRRVGLARIIICSLLAVAGIVTSVAAITGHGTRIMAWAVLSAMFLSLALLIATPLYVPWLIKAFGFLLRPLGPTARLSTSNATRNPTRTSLTAVALMLAIGLSVTLQVGISTTRTTVMDLIDEYYPIDITVTNEPSYDPNADKATVGTLDPAAVKKVQDLPNVKDSVILKGGFVQTEILDETRIMSADKDEISKVAPSIAKEMEPGVALMSSEGHRPSTLDFRSAKGTVTLKVKKVNGLSFEDVLVTEEDMRQIVPSAGNQAAWIHLEDRSNLASTLTVMMSTSSENVEIAGGALIGGIIEMILKALLIVMTALLGVAVLIALIGVANTLSLSVLERRRESALLRAMGMQRRGLRLMMLYESIQVGMIGVIVGMVAGFYFAWLGIRTVFRLASDAVPVHFSIDWPWTLGLVAICLAASCLASVLPGRRAAKAAPTEALADE, encoded by the coding sequence ATGTTCACCGAAGCTCTCAGGGAGCTGCGTCACCATCCAGGCAGGATGGCCGCAACCCTCATTGCCATCGCGGTGTCGGTCGGGTTCCTCGTCGGCATCTCGATGTTCGTCCGAACGCAGGGAACAGCCCTCGGCAAGGAACAGGCGGTCGCCACCTCGAAGGCTGACGTCGTCGTCTACAACGCCGATGGTGAGGCCGATCCCAAGGACATCACTCAGGGAATTCGCGACACTCCCGGAGTTCAGACCGTCGATATCGTCCAGTCAACCTCGATGGTCGCCTCCCACGGCCAGGACTCCACGATGCTTGATGTCCACACGACACCGGCAGAACCGTTCCGTTGGTCCTCCGTGACCTCGGGTAACTGGCCATCAGGACCCCGTCAGATCGCGCTGTCCAAGGCGGCGGCCGAGAGTCTGCACGTCGGGGTCGGAGACACGATCTCCGCAAGCGGTAACGACGTTACCGTGGTGGGAATCACCGATGATGCGAAGGCCTTGCAGACCGCCCCGGCCTACACCAGCGAAGACATCCTTCAATTCCCCAACACTTGGATCGTCAAGGCCAAGGCCGGGACGACTCCCGAACAGCTCGTCACCAACCTTGAGAAGAGCCTGCCCACCGTCAAGGGCGCCCCCAAGTTCAACACCGGCAAGGATTACGGCTCGACGATCGAAACCGCGGCCGATCATCAGAAGAAGACCGTCACTGATCTGGCCAAGGGGTTCGACGTCACCAAGTATCTCCTCATGGTCTTCGGAGCCATCGCTCTGCTGGTGGGCGCGATCATCATCACGACGACCTTCCTCATCTTGTTGGCCCAGCGACGTCGTCAGATCGGCCTCATGCGGGCTGTCGGGGCGTCGAGCGGCCAGGTGCGGAAACGAGTTCTCGGCGAGGCCATCTTGCTGGGTGCCATCGGATCGGCCCTGGGCGTCGTGCTCGGAATCCTGTTGACGGTCGCTGGCTCGGCTTACACGGGGGCCTTGGCCTTCGGGTTGGAATGGCCTTGGGTCGATATCGTCATTGAGTTCTTCATTGGCGTCGTCGTCACCGTTCTGGCCGCCTTCCTGCCAGCGCTTCGCGCTACTCGCGTGGCTCCTCTGGAAGCGCTGCGCCCGGTCCCGACCGTTGAGCAGAAGCGCCGTGTCGGTCTGGCAAGGATCATCATCTGTTCCCTTCTTGCAGTGGCCGGAATCGTCACCTCCGTGGCGGCGATCACCGGTCACGGCACGCGGATCATGGCGTGGGCCGTCCTGTCGGCCATGTTCCTGTCCCTCGCACTGCTCATCGCCACACCGTTGTATGTGCCGTGGCTCATCAAGGCATTTGGATTCCTGCTGCGTCCGCTGGGGCCGACGGCCCGGCTGTCGACGTCCAATGCCACCCGCAACCCGACGCGTACCTCTTTGACGGCGGTGGCGCTCATGCTGGCCATTGGGCTGTCGGTCACCCTGCAGGTCGGCATTTCCACGACGCGCACGACGGTCATGGATCTGATCGACGAGTACTACCCGATCGACATCACCGTGACGAACGAACCCAGCTATGACCCGAACGCCGACAAGGCCACGGTGGGGACCCTCGATCCGGCGGCCGTCAAGAAGGTGCAGGACCTGCCGAACGTCAAGGACTCCGTCATCCTCAAGGGTGGGTTCGTCCAGACTGAGATCCTTGACGAAACACGCATCATGTCGGCCGACAAGGACGAGATCTCCAAGGTCGCGCCCTCGATTGCCAAGGAAATGGAGCCCGGGGTCGCGTTGATGTCGTCGGAGGGTCACCGGCCGAGCACGCTGGACTTCCGGTCTGCCAAGGGAACGGTGACCCTCAAGGTCAAGAAGGTCAACGGACTCTCCTTCGAGGACGTCCTGGTCACCGAGGAGGACATGAGGCAGATCGTGCCCTCCGCTGGCAATCAGGCTGCCTGGATTCATCTCGAGGACCGGAGCAATCTGGCCTCAACGCTGACGGTGATGATGTCCACGTCGTCCGAAAACGTGGAGATCGCTGGCGGCGCCCTCATTGGCGGCATCATCGAGATGATCCTCAAGGCCTTGCTCATCGTCATGACAGCCCTGTTGGGTGTTGCCGTGCTCATCGCCCTCATCGGCGTGGCCAACACCTTGAGTCTGTCGGTACTGGAGCGACGGCGCGAGTCTGCACTGCTGAGAGCCATGGGCATGCAGCGGCGTGGACTACGGCTCATGATGCTCTACGAGTCGATCCAGGTCGGCATGATCGGTGTCATCGTCGGCATGGTGGCGGGGTTCTACTTCGCCTGGCTGGGTATCCGAACGGTATTCCGGTTGGCCTCGGATGCGGTTCCGGTGCACTTCTCGATCGACTGGCCGTGGACCCTCGGTCTCGTTGCCATCTGTTTGGCGGCCTCCTGTCTCGCCTCGGTGCTTCCGGGCCGACGCGCCGCCAAGGCTGCCCCCACTGAGGCGCTGGCCGACGAGTGA
- a CDS encoding carbohydrate ABC transporter permease: protein MRRHVHAALRHLFLILGGLISLFPFYWMFVLASRPSSVIYKYPPVLTPGDRLGENIHTITEKINIWAAMANTAVVALTVSVLVLFISSLAAFAFSKFDFPGKKVLFGIVLATFLLPTQLATIPQFVLMSKIGWVGDLRAVIVPSLASSFGVFWLRQYSTNAIPKELMEAATLDGCGFWRQYLHVCLPIIRPALAFLGIFTFIGSWNDFMWPLIVLNDPSKLTLQVALSQLKTAHGTDYGMLMASSLIAVVPLLFVFAVGAKQLIAGISEGAVKS, encoded by the coding sequence ATGAGACGGCACGTACACGCGGCCTTGCGGCACCTGTTCCTCATCCTGGGCGGGTTGATCTCACTGTTCCCGTTCTACTGGATGTTCGTACTGGCCAGCCGACCCTCCTCGGTGATCTACAAGTACCCGCCAGTGCTCACCCCTGGCGACCGTCTGGGCGAGAACATCCACACCATCACCGAGAAGATCAACATTTGGGCAGCCATGGCCAACACGGCCGTGGTGGCGCTGACGGTTTCGGTGCTCGTACTGTTCATCTCCTCGCTGGCAGCCTTCGCCTTCTCGAAGTTCGATTTCCCCGGCAAGAAGGTGCTCTTCGGCATCGTCCTGGCGACCTTCCTGTTGCCCACCCAGTTGGCGACGATCCCCCAGTTCGTCCTCATGAGCAAGATCGGATGGGTGGGCGATCTCAGGGCCGTCATCGTGCCCTCCCTGGCCAGTTCATTCGGGGTGTTCTGGCTGCGGCAATATTCCACCAACGCCATCCCGAAAGAACTGATGGAGGCCGCAACCCTGGATGGCTGCGGGTTCTGGCGCCAGTACCTGCACGTGTGCCTGCCCATCATCCGTCCTGCCCTGGCATTCCTGGGAATATTCACCTTCATCGGCTCGTGGAACGACTTCATGTGGCCCCTCATCGTCCTCAACGATCCCAGCAAGTTGACTCTGCAGGTGGCATTGAGCCAACTCAAGACAGCACACGGCACCGACTACGGCATGCTCATGGCTTCCTCGCTCATCGCCGTCGTCCCGCTGCTGTTCGTCTTCGCCGTGGGCGCCAAGCAACTCATTGCCGGTATCTCGGAGGGAGCAGTCAAGAGTTGA
- a CDS encoding ATP-binding cassette domain-containing protein, protein MKGIMSEHNRPYESDEPWQPSHAAPSEPGSFTPPRHGGPSEHSAPSQWAAPSPQPAEQQGGQPGQPWGHPQSPDPQSAQAAGAFPAQAAPAQPSHAANPARPDGLAPGLLDTPFETDAAAGIDLTKIYGDGQTRVTALDSVHVRFTRGTFTAIMGPSGSGKSTLMHCLAGLDRITSGRVFLAGQEISGLPDSKLTTLRRDNVGFIFQSFNLLPMLTAEENIRLPLDLAGRKPDKALWDQLVTGLGIADRLKHRPSELSGGQQQRVACARAMITKPHVVFADEPTGALDSKSGANLLTYLRHCVDDLGQTIIMVTHDAKAASYADRALMLLDGRIVDDITSPTAEAVNEAMAGLEG, encoded by the coding sequence ATGAAAGGCATCATGAGCGAGCACAACCGACCCTACGAATCTGACGAGCCCTGGCAGCCGAGCCATGCGGCCCCGAGCGAGCCGGGGTCCTTCACGCCACCGCGACACGGTGGCCCGTCTGAGCACAGTGCCCCATCGCAGTGGGCCGCGCCCTCACCCCAGCCCGCTGAGCAGCAGGGCGGTCAGCCAGGTCAGCCATGGGGACACCCACAGTCTCCTGATCCTCAATCCGCACAGGCCGCCGGGGCCTTCCCGGCACAGGCTGCGCCCGCCCAGCCTTCCCACGCTGCCAACCCAGCCCGTCCTGATGGTCTGGCTCCTGGCTTGCTGGACACCCCCTTCGAGACTGACGCTGCCGCTGGTATCGACCTCACCAAGATCTATGGGGACGGGCAGACCCGGGTCACCGCCCTGGATTCGGTCCACGTTCGCTTCACTCGCGGCACCTTCACCGCGATCATGGGCCCGTCGGGCTCCGGCAAGTCGACCCTCATGCACTGCCTCGCCGGCCTGGACCGCATCACCTCCGGTCGAGTGTTCCTCGCTGGCCAGGAAATCTCGGGTCTTCCCGATTCCAAGCTGACGACCCTGCGCCGCGACAATGTCGGCTTCATCTTCCAGTCGTTCAACCTGCTGCCAATGCTCACCGCCGAGGAGAACATCCGGCTCCCCCTCGACCTCGCCGGGCGTAAACCTGACAAGGCCCTGTGGGATCAACTCGTCACCGGCCTGGGCATCGCTGATCGTCTCAAGCACCGTCCCTCGGAGCTGTCAGGTGGTCAGCAACAGCGCGTCGCCTGTGCCCGAGCCATGATCACCAAACCGCACGTCGTCTTCGCCGACGAGCCCACCGGCGCCCTGGACTCCAAGTCGGGAGCGAACCTGCTGACGTATCTGCGCCATTGCGTCGACGATCTGGGACAGACGATCATCATGGTCACCCACGATGCCAAGGCTGCTTCCTATGCTGATCGTGCCCTCATGCTGCTGGATGGCCGCATCGTCGACGACATCACCTCCCCCACCGCCGAAGCGGTCAATGAGGCGATGGCCGGGTTGGAGGGCTGA
- a CDS encoding 6-phospho-beta-glucosidase — protein MKLTILGGGGFRVPLVFKALASDDSPQRVTELRLYDTDTLRLGVIETVLSQLAPSLPHPPSVVATTDLRTALTGTDFIFSAIRVAGTRGRALDESMCLARGVIGQETVGAGGISYALRGIPVVLDLVEQITQCAPNAKVINFTNPAGVMTEVMQQRLGDQVVGICDSPVGLARRALTTLQDAGLAPTGLGSLFNADGRVHIGYSGLNHLGWLTSLEVDGTDVLPRLLERPDLIGSFEEGRLFGADLVQALGAVPNEYLHYYYYSRDDLTVDQNAEAPRGVFLEAQQRRFYTQAQHTDDVAALWEATRLEREETYMATNREVSGEFERDEADLETGGYDKVALAIMHAIANDVPAELILNVANHGALPDLPDDAVVEIPCRVDGAGIHRLPAPPLPDHARGLVVNAKYVEQRTIEAAVNHSRTAALLALSHHPLVDSVHVAEQLLNDFANAFDGLNYLVDDHA, from the coding sequence ATGAAACTCACCATCCTTGGTGGCGGGGGATTCCGCGTTCCACTGGTTTTCAAGGCACTTGCCAGCGACGATTCACCCCAACGAGTCACCGAACTGCGCCTGTACGACACTGACACGCTGCGACTGGGCGTCATCGAAACAGTGTTGTCCCAGTTGGCCCCGAGTCTGCCTCATCCGCCGTCGGTCGTGGCGACCACGGACCTGCGCACTGCTCTGACCGGAACTGATTTCATCTTCTCGGCCATTCGCGTCGCCGGAACACGCGGACGCGCCCTCGATGAGTCGATGTGTCTGGCCCGTGGTGTCATCGGCCAGGAGACTGTCGGGGCGGGCGGTATTTCGTATGCCTTGCGGGGTATCCCGGTCGTGCTCGATCTGGTCGAGCAGATAACGCAGTGTGCCCCCAATGCCAAGGTCATCAACTTCACCAATCCCGCCGGGGTGATGACCGAGGTCATGCAGCAGCGCCTCGGAGACCAAGTCGTCGGCATCTGCGACTCCCCGGTCGGCCTGGCCCGTCGCGCTCTCACCACCTTGCAGGATGCCGGGCTGGCACCAACTGGCCTGGGTTCCCTGTTCAACGCCGACGGGCGCGTGCACATCGGCTACAGCGGGCTCAACCACCTGGGGTGGCTCACCAGCTTGGAGGTCGACGGCACCGACGTCCTGCCGCGCCTGTTGGAGCGCCCCGACCTCATCGGCAGTTTTGAGGAAGGTCGGCTCTTCGGCGCTGATCTGGTGCAAGCTCTGGGCGCTGTACCCAACGAGTACCTGCACTATTACTACTACTCTCGCGACGACCTCACCGTCGATCAGAATGCCGAGGCCCCGCGCGGGGTGTTCCTGGAGGCCCAGCAGCGGCGCTTCTACACCCAGGCCCAACACACTGACGACGTCGCCGCCTTGTGGGAGGCCACTCGCCTGGAGCGCGAAGAGACCTACATGGCCACCAACCGCGAGGTCTCGGGGGAGTTCGAGCGCGATGAGGCCGACCTGGAAACCGGCGGATACGACAAGGTCGCCCTCGCGATCATGCACGCCATCGCCAACGACGTTCCTGCTGAACTCATCCTCAACGTCGCCAACCACGGAGCCCTGCCCGACCTACCGGACGACGCCGTCGTGGAAATCCCGTGCCGAGTCGATGGCGCCGGGATTCACCGACTCCCTGCCCCGCCCCTGCCCGACCACGCTCGCGGACTCGTCGTCAACGCCAAATATGTCGAGCAGCGCACGATCGAGGCCGCTGTCAACCACAGCCGTACCGCCGCACTGCTGGCCCTCAGCCACCACCCATTGGTGGACTCGGTGCACGTCGCCGAGCAACTCCTCAATGACTTCGCCAATGCCTTCGATGGCCTGAACTACCTTGTGGACGACCATGCATGA
- a CDS encoding ABC transporter substrate-binding protein, translated as MNLSRRHLLAGGIAGLSMVGASALTGCSTSNEPTDNKGNGDAKKLVLWIWPEGFDKQTLAAVTKANSSYTVRQDVIGGDFKQKLTTTFTAGSGLPDITGVKGEDIAFFRDHANYFADLNTLGAKDLKPTFLDWKWAQATTVDGKQLGIPSDIGPTALFYRADIFEQAKLPSEPDEVAAQITTWEDFIEFGTKLLAAKKDTFLVRNSVGMFGTIWPQSGKGFIDEKKNFIGDQDHIRNAWDLAIKAFKAGIVATIKSNTSDSAAAVNEGRLPADFGASWHLADLMVDAPETKGKWRVCAHPGAAINQGGSFLSIPAGASDPKASFAAIRELLSVESQVREYVHNGNFPVSPKAYDDPKVSGPVEFLGGQHAAEVFGKAAKTVRPLYEDANSGTVSAPFAAQLEQVESSGKDAEAAWKDAVSEAKRIAKQLHLTVK; from the coding sequence ATGAATCTGTCGCGTCGTCATCTACTTGCCGGCGGTATTGCTGGCCTGAGCATGGTGGGAGCGTCGGCATTGACCGGCTGCTCCACGTCCAACGAGCCCACCGACAACAAGGGCAACGGTGACGCCAAGAAGCTCGTCCTCTGGATCTGGCCGGAGGGATTCGACAAGCAGACGCTGGCTGCCGTCACCAAGGCCAACTCGTCCTACACCGTGCGTCAGGACGTCATCGGCGGCGATTTCAAGCAGAAGCTCACCACAACCTTCACCGCCGGTTCCGGACTGCCCGACATCACCGGCGTCAAGGGTGAGGACATCGCTTTCTTCCGCGACCACGCCAACTACTTCGCCGACCTCAACACCCTGGGTGCCAAGGACCTCAAGCCCACCTTCCTGGATTGGAAGTGGGCTCAAGCCACCACCGTCGACGGCAAGCAGCTCGGTATTCCTTCCGACATCGGCCCGACCGCCCTGTTCTACCGCGCCGACATCTTCGAGCAGGCCAAACTGCCCTCCGAGCCTGACGAGGTCGCTGCCCAGATCACCACTTGGGAGGACTTCATCGAGTTCGGCACCAAACTGCTGGCCGCCAAAAAGGACACTTTCCTGGTGCGTAACTCGGTGGGCATGTTCGGCACGATCTGGCCGCAATCTGGCAAGGGTTTCATCGACGAGAAGAAGAACTTCATCGGCGATCAGGACCACATTCGCAATGCTTGGGATCTGGCTATCAAGGCATTCAAGGCCGGTATTGTCGCCACGATCAAGTCCAACACCTCTGATTCGGCCGCCGCGGTCAATGAGGGACGTCTGCCCGCCGACTTCGGCGCCTCCTGGCACCTGGCTGACCTCATGGTTGACGCTCCCGAGACCAAGGGCAAGTGGCGCGTCTGCGCCCACCCCGGAGCAGCCATCAACCAGGGCGGCTCGTTCCTGTCCATTCCTGCCGGCGCATCCGATCCCAAGGCCTCCTTCGCGGCGATCCGCGAGCTGCTGAGCGTGGAGTCCCAGGTACGCGAGTACGTCCACAATGGCAACTTCCCCGTGTCTCCCAAGGCCTATGACGACCCGAAGGTGTCCGGGCCGGTGGAGTTCCTCGGCGGTCAGCATGCCGCGGAGGTCTTCGGAAAGGCTGCCAAGACGGTGCGCCCGCTCTACGAGGATGCCAACTCCGGTACCGTGTCCGCCCCGTTCGCGGCCCAGCTCGAGCAGGTCGAGTCCTCCGGCAAGGACGCGGAGGCCGCCTGGAAGGATGCCGTCTCCGAGGCCAAGCGCATCGCCAAGCAGCTGCATCTGACCGTCAAGTGA
- a CDS encoding carbohydrate ABC transporter permease, with product MRKALPIYAALSPYFFFFLIFAAAPMIFTLLLAFTDWSGLGGAKFVGLENFRYLISDHLFYKSLGNTLILWAMGTIPTLILATIVALMLNKTMRFSTTYRVIYLVPNITSMVAMGILFSSIFSSQFGLANAIRNVLGQSNIAWLQNEWGIKVAISSLTVWSFVGYNALLILAGLQAIDKSQYEAAAIDGANGWQTFFHVTLPQLRAIVLFITLMSTIGSLQSFTEAQVLTSSQSSGAASAGGVNNSGLTMVLYFYSVAFQENRYGYGATIAWGVFVVVLFFSIINWLVTREHDREVAR from the coding sequence ATGCGCAAAGCCCTACCGATATACGCCGCGTTGAGTCCGTATTTCTTCTTCTTCCTCATCTTCGCGGCGGCACCGATGATCTTCACCCTGTTGCTCGCGTTCACCGATTGGTCAGGGTTGGGGGGCGCCAAGTTCGTCGGTTTGGAGAATTTCCGGTATCTGATCAGCGACCATCTGTTCTACAAGTCGCTGGGCAACACGCTCATTCTGTGGGCCATGGGCACGATCCCGACGCTCATCCTCGCCACAATCGTCGCCCTCATGCTGAACAAGACGATGCGGTTCTCCACGACGTACCGGGTCATCTACCTCGTGCCGAACATCACGTCGATGGTGGCCATGGGCATTCTGTTCAGTTCGATCTTCTCCAGCCAGTTCGGGCTCGCGAACGCCATCCGCAACGTGCTGGGCCAGTCGAACATCGCCTGGTTGCAAAACGAATGGGGCATCAAGGTCGCGATCTCATCGCTGACGGTGTGGTCATTCGTCGGCTACAACGCCCTGCTCATCCTGGCCGGGCTGCAAGCCATCGACAAGAGTCAGTACGAGGCAGCCGCCATTGACGGGGCGAACGGGTGGCAGACGTTCTTCCACGTCACCTTGCCGCAGCTTCGAGCCATCGTCTTGTTCATCACCCTCATGTCGACGATCGGTTCCCTGCAGAGCTTCACCGAGGCCCAGGTTCTCACCAGCTCCCAATCCAGCGGGGCAGCCTCGGCGGGTGGGGTCAACAACTCCGGTCTGACGATGGTGCTCTACTTCTACTCGGTGGCCTTCCAGGAGAACCGGTACGGCTACGGCGCGACAATCGCATGGGGAGTCTTCGTCGTCGTCCTGTTCTTCTCGATCATCAACTGGCTCGTCACTCGCGAGCACGATCGCGAGGTGGCACGATGA